Proteins found in one Acinetobacter sp. XH1741 genomic segment:
- a CDS encoding microcin C ABC transporter permease YejB: MGSYILKRLLLMIPTLFIILLINFVIVQIAPGGPVEQAIHEVQSGVGAGRILGTEMYYQGTKGLSPEMVEQIKAQYGFDHPPVERFLLMLKGYLTLDFGQSFFKDKSVVELLWEKMPVSISLGLWSTLLIYLISIPLGIKKAKQQGSWFDRSTSLLLVVGYAVPSFVFAILLIVFFAGGSYFHWFPLQNLVSDNFHQLSLFGKIMDYLWHMTLPLITMVLGGFASLTYLTKYSFLEELNKPYVLAAYAKGLNDQQVLYKHVFRNAILVVLAGLPEVLAGIFFVGNLFIEIIFHLDGVGLLGFEAIVQRDYPVIFGVLFFFTLFSLLLRLICDVLYQWIDPRIHFNAQGGK; this comes from the coding sequence ATGGGTTCATATATTCTTAAGCGACTTCTTTTAATGATTCCAACGTTGTTCATTATTTTATTGATCAACTTTGTGATTGTTCAAATTGCACCGGGTGGACCTGTTGAACAAGCAATCCATGAGGTGCAAAGTGGTGTAGGGGCAGGGCGTATATTAGGTACTGAAATGTACTATCAGGGTACTAAAGGATTAAGCCCTGAAATGGTCGAGCAAATTAAAGCACAATACGGTTTTGACCATCCTCCAGTAGAACGTTTCTTATTGATGTTAAAAGGTTATTTAACTCTGGATTTTGGACAAAGTTTTTTTAAAGATAAATCAGTAGTTGAGCTGCTTTGGGAAAAAATGCCTGTGTCGATTTCACTTGGGCTATGGAGTACTTTGCTGATTTACCTCATTTCTATTCCACTTGGTATAAAAAAAGCAAAACAACAAGGGTCTTGGTTTGATCGTTCTACTTCACTCTTGCTCGTGGTGGGTTATGCGGTGCCAAGTTTTGTCTTTGCGATATTACTGATTGTTTTCTTTGCTGGTGGGTCATATTTTCACTGGTTTCCATTGCAAAACCTAGTATCAGATAATTTTCATCAGTTGAGTTTATTTGGCAAAATTATGGACTATTTATGGCATATGACTTTGCCACTTATTACCATGGTTTTAGGTGGTTTTGCGAGCTTAACTTATTTAACCAAATATTCATTTTTAGAAGAACTCAATAAACCTTATGTTTTGGCCGCTTATGCAAAAGGCTTAAATGATCAGCAAGTTTTATATAAGCATGTATTTCGGAATGCTATTTTAGTGGTGCTCGCTGGATTGCCAGAGGTTTTAGCAGGTATTTTCTTTGTGGGAAATCTGTTTATTGAAATTATTTTTCACCTCGATGGAGTTGGGTTATTAGGCTTTGAAGCAATTGTGCAGCGGGATTATCCGGTTATTTTTGGTGTGTTATTTTTCTTCACACTTTTTAGTCTACTTTTGCGACTTATTTGCGACGTGCTGTATCAATGGATTGATCCGCGTATTCACTTTAACGCACAAGGAGGCAAATAA
- a CDS encoding ABC transporter permease: MSLMAQSRLQKFRQHKLGWISFILFSLILIMSLSAELIANDKPLLVKYEDAYYLPVFKAYPETTFGGVFETETDYKDPAVQDLINHKGWAIWPLIQFSYQTPNLDLAVPVPSPPSKQNWLGTDDQGRDVLARILYGLRVSLLFGLALTGCAALFGILVGAVQGYYGGWADLLGQRLVEVWNGLPMLFMVMILVSMFTPNVYWLFFIMLFFSWTVLVGIVRAEFLKARQLDYVRAAQVLGVNDSGIIFKHILPNAISSSLSQLPFILTTNIIALTALDFLGYGLPPDAASLGELLLQGKNNLDAPWLALSGFFSLAFVLSLLIYIGEAARDAFDPRK; encoded by the coding sequence ATGTCTCTCATGGCGCAATCACGGCTGCAAAAGTTTAGACAACATAAATTGGGATGGATAAGCTTTATTCTGTTTAGCCTCATTTTGATAATGTCATTATCTGCTGAACTCATTGCCAATGACAAACCATTGTTGGTCAAATATGAGGATGCTTATTATTTGCCGGTTTTTAAGGCATATCCCGAAACCACTTTTGGTGGTGTGTTTGAAACAGAAACAGATTATAAAGACCCCGCTGTACAAGACCTCATTAATCATAAGGGCTGGGCGATTTGGCCGCTTATTCAATTTTCTTATCAGACTCCTAATTTAGACTTGGCTGTACCTGTGCCGTCACCACCTTCCAAGCAGAATTGGTTAGGCACAGATGACCAAGGACGAGATGTGTTAGCACGTATACTTTATGGGCTTAGAGTTTCGTTACTTTTTGGTTTGGCTTTAACGGGTTGTGCAGCCTTATTTGGTATTTTAGTGGGCGCTGTACAGGGCTACTATGGTGGTTGGGCCGATTTGTTGGGACAACGACTGGTAGAAGTCTGGAATGGTTTACCCATGCTGTTTATGGTCATGATTTTGGTCAGCATGTTTACTCCAAATGTATATTGGCTATTTTTTATTATGCTGTTCTTTAGCTGGACTGTACTGGTGGGGATTGTTCGTGCGGAATTTTTAAAGGCGCGCCAGCTTGACTATGTTCGCGCCGCTCAGGTTTTAGGTGTAAATGATAGCGGAATTATCTTTAAACACATTTTACCGAATGCCATAAGTTCTAGCCTGTCGCAGCTACCATTTATTTTGACGACCAATATTATTGCTTTAACAGCACTTGATTTCTTGGGCTATGGTTTGCCGCCAGATGCGGCTTCTTTAGGTGAGTTATTGTTACAAGGCAAAAATAACTTAGATGCACCTTGGTTGGCTTTATCTGGGTTTTTTAGCTTAGCTTTTGTGTTGTCATTATTAATTTATATTGGGGAGGCGGCACGCGATGCATTTGACCCAAGAAAATAA
- a CDS encoding dipeptide ABC transporter ATP-binding protein: protein MHLTQENNLSVDGTLLKIENLSISTQGQLLLEGLNLQLQAGDTLAIVGESGSGKTITCLAMMGLLPEKLKTSGRILIESKNILDIDEKAKTYIRGRQIAMIFQEPSTALNPLHRVERIVGEHFILQGWSKNKVQQHVIQLLKDVGIANPEQILKRYPHELSGGQKQRVMIASALALQPKILIADEPTTALDVILQSQILELLKSLQNKYGMALILISHDLNVVRRYANGLIVLHKGQVVEQGQLQQIFEKPTSIYTQQLLDHDLGFAEPLASGQKILSVQHLNIKYPIRSGFFNRIQGYTTAIENLSFELIQGEALGIVGESGSGKSSLALALVRLIKSDGQIVFLGQDLNHLEQKALRKMRSDLQIVFQDPFGSLNPRMTIGQIIAEGLKVKGVADKQIKQQVESALVKVELAEDFQYRYPHELSGGQRQRVALARALVVQPKLLILDEPTSALDRTTQKAMIQLLRRLQQTEHLSYIFISHDLNVVKALCHKVMVLHHAKVVEYQSTEQLFNDPKTEYTKQLIMESL from the coding sequence ATGCATTTGACCCAAGAAAATAACTTAAGTGTAGATGGTACGTTGCTAAAAATAGAAAACCTTTCAATTTCTACGCAAGGTCAGCTTTTATTAGAAGGCCTTAATTTGCAGTTACAAGCTGGTGATACGCTTGCAATTGTAGGTGAAAGTGGTTCAGGTAAAACAATAACCTGTTTGGCGATGATGGGTCTATTACCAGAAAAATTAAAAACATCTGGTCGTATTCTTATTGAGTCCAAAAATATTTTAGACATAGACGAAAAAGCGAAAACCTATATACGGGGTCGCCAAATTGCCATGATTTTTCAGGAGCCTTCTACGGCTTTAAATCCATTACATAGGGTTGAAAGAATTGTCGGTGAACATTTTATTTTACAAGGTTGGTCAAAAAACAAAGTACAGCAACATGTTATTCAACTATTAAAAGATGTAGGAATAGCTAACCCAGAGCAAATTTTAAAACGTTATCCGCATGAGCTCTCTGGTGGACAAAAGCAAAGGGTCATGATTGCGTCAGCTCTGGCACTTCAGCCTAAAATTTTAATTGCAGATGAACCAACCACTGCGCTTGATGTGATTTTACAGTCACAGATTTTAGAGTTGTTAAAGTCTTTACAGAATAAATATGGCATGGCGCTGATTTTAATTAGCCATGATTTGAATGTGGTACGCCGTTATGCAAATGGCCTTATAGTATTACACAAGGGACAAGTTGTAGAGCAAGGTCAGCTTCAACAGATTTTTGAAAAGCCCACATCAATTTATACCCAGCAATTGTTAGATCATGATCTTGGCTTTGCTGAGCCTCTAGCATCTGGTCAGAAAATTTTATCTGTCCAACACTTAAATATTAAATACCCAATTCGAAGTGGTTTCTTTAACCGAATTCAAGGTTATACCACTGCTATTGAAAACTTAAGTTTTGAGCTTATCCAAGGTGAAGCACTAGGCATTGTGGGTGAAAGTGGTTCCGGAAAATCTTCATTGGCTTTGGCGTTGGTTCGCTTAATTAAAAGTGATGGGCAAATTGTCTTTTTAGGACAGGATTTAAACCACTTAGAACAAAAAGCTTTGCGTAAGATGAGGTCAGACCTGCAAATTGTATTCCAAGACCCATTTGGTAGCTTAAACCCACGTATGACAATAGGGCAGATTATTGCCGAAGGGTTGAAAGTAAAGGGAGTCGCTGATAAACAGATTAAACAGCAAGTTGAATCTGCCTTGGTAAAAGTTGAGTTGGCTGAAGACTTTCAATATCGCTACCCACACGAGCTTTCTGGTGGACAGCGTCAACGCGTTGCTCTAGCGAGAGCTTTAGTGGTTCAACCTAAACTTTTAATTTTAGATGAACCAACGTCTGCATTAGACCGAACGACACAAAAAGCGATGATTCAATTATTGCGACGTTTACAACAAACAGAGCACTTAAGCTATATTTTTATTAGTCATGATTTAAATGTGGTCAAAGCACTCTGTCATAAAGTGATGGTATTACACCATGCAAAAGTTGTGGAATATCAGTCGACTGAACAGTTATTTAATGATCCTAAAACTGAATATACCAAGCAATTAATTATGGAAAGTCTTTAA
- a CDS encoding NADH:flavin oxidoreductase/NADH oxidase family protein has protein sequence MSQIAQPITIRNTTFKNRIIKGAMSEALANYEGQPNDLHLGLYGAWAKGGLGCAITGNVMVNVEAKNEPGVVVIETERDLERLKEWAAVGKQYGMVQLIQLSHPGRQCPKGLNKETVAPSAVPFSPALATMFGTPRALTHEEILDIINRFAKAACICEKAGFEGVQLHGAHGYLISQFLSPLTNKRTDQWGGSFENRTRFLLEVYKAVREATSENFIISVKLNSADFQRGGISEEDVISVFKAVDEAGIDLIEISGGTYEAPAMAGVKADKRKASTIAREAYFLDFAEKIRQHVKCKLMVTGGFRTVEGMNAALASGACDFVGIARPLAVETDLTNRLIAGQDVRYAVKPIKTGLPFVDKMAIMEIIWYAAQFKAIGQGKKPNPKLSPLIVFLNYAKGNIKAIVQGRVNSRKSA, from the coding sequence ATGAGCCAGATTGCACAACCAATCACGATTCGAAATACCACCTTTAAAAACCGGATTATTAAGGGTGCAATGAGTGAGGCACTTGCAAACTATGAGGGGCAGCCGAATGACTTACATTTAGGTTTGTACGGTGCTTGGGCAAAAGGTGGTTTGGGCTGTGCAATCACTGGTAATGTCATGGTCAATGTCGAAGCCAAAAATGAGCCGGGTGTAGTGGTTATTGAAACTGAGCGTGATCTGGAACGTTTAAAAGAATGGGCAGCAGTCGGTAAACAATATGGCATGGTGCAGCTCATTCAGTTGTCTCACCCTGGTCGTCAGTGCCCTAAGGGCTTAAATAAAGAAACGGTTGCACCTTCGGCAGTTCCTTTTAGCCCAGCTTTAGCGACTATGTTTGGGACACCACGTGCGCTTACACATGAAGAAATTTTAGACATTATTAACCGCTTTGCAAAGGCTGCTTGCATATGTGAAAAAGCAGGTTTTGAAGGGGTTCAGTTACATGGTGCACATGGTTATTTAATTAGCCAGTTTTTATCGCCATTAACCAATAAGCGTACAGACCAGTGGGGTGGTTCATTTGAAAACCGTACTCGCTTTTTACTAGAAGTTTATAAAGCGGTACGTGAAGCAACTTCAGAGAATTTTATTATTTCCGTGAAGCTTAACTCTGCTGACTTTCAGCGTGGTGGTATTAGCGAAGAAGATGTGATTTCGGTATTTAAAGCAGTTGATGAGGCGGGTATCGATTTAATTGAAATCTCAGGCGGTACTTACGAAGCACCTGCAATGGCTGGTGTTAAAGCCGATAAACGTAAGGCAAGTACGATTGCACGTGAAGCATACTTTTTAGACTTCGCTGAAAAAATTCGTCAGCATGTAAAATGTAAACTTATGGTGACAGGCGGTTTTCGTACAGTAGAAGGCATGAATGCTGCTCTGGCAAGCGGGGCATGTGACTTTGTTGGTATTGCTCGTCCACTTGCTGTTGAAACAGATTTAACAAACCGATTAATCGCAGGCCAAGACGTTCGCTACGCAGTAAAACCAATTAAAACAGGTTTACCTTTTGTCGATAAAATGGCGATTATGGAAATCATTTGGTACGCAGCACAATTTAAAGCAATTGGACAGGGTAAAAAGCCAAATCCAAAACTATCACCATTAATTGTGTTTTTAAATTACGCCAAGGGCAATATTAAGGCGATTGTTCAAGGGCGCGTGAATTCACGTAAGTCTGCATAA
- a CDS encoding glutathione S-transferase N-terminal domain-containing protein, with amino-acid sequence MQIRLFHLQNSRSQRIIWFLEELGLNYELMTKYHSDEDKNNNSPHQLSKFPTLEIIEQGQTSILAETSAILDYLSHLHPQLGQNNLLSQQLQDFYYWKNYCEATFIPDLVLKQIFHQIAQRTPFPVRFIPKLLKYGFDQGYLNQLLQQHMSMIDKHLEHHLWFVGDQFTTADILMWFPLLACTQNYSQFKHIQRYLTQIENRPAFKNALIKGQWSASMFQTYWAIAW; translated from the coding sequence ATGCAAATTCGATTATTTCACTTACAAAATTCACGCTCGCAACGCATTATTTGGTTTTTAGAAGAATTAGGACTCAACTATGAGCTAATGACTAAATACCATTCAGATGAAGACAAAAATAATAACTCACCACATCAATTATCAAAATTTCCAACTCTTGAAATTATTGAACAAGGGCAAACTTCAATTTTGGCTGAAACCTCAGCAATCTTAGATTATTTATCTCATTTACATCCTCAGTTGGGACAGAACAATTTATTAAGCCAACAACTTCAAGATTTCTATTATTGGAAAAATTATTGCGAGGCAACATTCATTCCCGATCTAGTACTCAAACAAATCTTTCACCAAATTGCACAGCGTACGCCTTTTCCAGTCCGTTTTATTCCCAAGCTTTTAAAATATGGATTTGATCAAGGTTATCTCAATCAACTATTACAACAACACATGAGCATGATTGATAAACATTTAGAGCATCACTTATGGTTTGTCGGAGATCAATTTACTACTGCTGATATTTTGATGTGGTTTCCATTATTGGCTTGCACACAAAACTACAGCCAGTTTAAACATATACAGCGTTATTTGACCCAAATAGAAAACAGACCTGCCTTTAAAAATGCTTTAATTAAAGGACAATGGTCTGCTTCTATGTTTCAGACTTACTGGGCTATTGCTTGGTAA
- a CDS encoding DUF2726 domain-containing protein: protein MFAIVGIFLIAMMILAILSVLKKGESKNRNAKRNPIKGKRIITMNEQPTFMKLREALPEHIILVQVAFSAFMTAQGYATRNLFNRKIADFVVLDKAFNIVAIVELDDSSHKGKEKFDAERDALIQEAGFKVIRYKRTPELAQIYVDFNIASSSLTQVSIEPNVTVTRTKFVADTIIIERDDPTLQPTQHIDEVKLKS from the coding sequence ATGTTTGCGATTGTTGGCATATTTTTAATAGCCATGATGATATTGGCAATTTTAAGTGTTTTAAAAAAAGGGGAAAGCAAAAATAGAAATGCAAAACGTAACCCAATCAAGGGAAAGCGTATCATTACTATGAATGAACAACCTACTTTTATGAAGCTAAGAGAAGCTTTGCCTGAACATATTATTTTGGTACAAGTTGCTTTTAGTGCTTTTATGACAGCACAAGGATACGCGACACGTAATTTATTTAATCGCAAAATTGCTGATTTTGTTGTGTTAGATAAAGCATTTAATATAGTTGCTATTGTTGAACTAGATGATTCGAGCCATAAAGGAAAAGAAAAGTTTGATGCTGAGCGAGATGCTTTAATTCAAGAAGCAGGTTTTAAAGTTATACGTTATAAAAGAACCCCAGAGTTAGCACAAATATATGTTGATTTCAATATTGCATCAAGTTCATTGACCCAAGTTTCAATAGAACCAAATGTAACTGTGACAAGAACAAAGTTTGTCGCTGATACAATAATTATTGAGAGAGATGATCCAACATTACAACCCACTCAACATATTGATGAAGTAAAGCTGAAGTCTTAA
- the rnt gene encoding ribonuclease T yields the protein MEKSVTQETSVPVIGQRFRGFLPVVVDVETAGFNAQTDALLEIACIPIVYDAQGQFVPGPAFHAHINPFEGANLDRRSLDFIGIDPFNPMRVAMAEDERTALRRIFKSVNEVRKQQHCTHAVLVGHNAHFDLGFLQAAIARSATKNQNPFHSFSVMDTVTLSAVMFGQTVLAKACIQAGIEFDGKEAHSALYDTQKTAELFCYILNKLSPYLLDSLVAAS from the coding sequence ATGGAGAAAAGTGTGACACAAGAAACCTCTGTCCCGGTCATTGGCCAACGTTTTCGTGGCTTCTTACCTGTTGTTGTTGACGTTGAAACGGCAGGTTTTAATGCCCAGACAGATGCATTGCTAGAAATCGCGTGCATTCCAATTGTGTATGATGCTCAGGGGCAATTTGTCCCTGGTCCTGCATTTCATGCACACATTAACCCTTTTGAAGGGGCTAACCTTGACCGCCGTTCGCTCGACTTTATTGGAATTGATCCATTCAACCCAATGCGTGTTGCTATGGCTGAAGATGAACGTACTGCGTTACGTCGCATTTTTAAATCTGTCAATGAAGTCCGTAAACAGCAACATTGTACTCATGCGGTACTCGTAGGTCACAACGCACATTTTGACCTTGGTTTTTTACAAGCAGCCATTGCTCGCTCAGCTACAAAAAACCAAAACCCGTTCCATAGTTTTTCAGTCATGGATACCGTTACGTTAAGTGCGGTTATGTTCGGTCAAACTGTGCTTGCAAAAGCATGTATTCAAGCTGGAATTGAGTTCGATGGTAAAGAAGCACACTCTGCTTTATACGATACTCAGAAGACTGCTGAACTGTTTTGCTATATTTTGAACAAACTGTCTCCTTACCTCCTTGACAGTTTGGTGGCGGCTTCTTAA
- the pyrC gene encoding dihydroorotase translates to MNSITLLQPDDWHAHLRDGLALKRTVPDLAKQFARAICMPNLVPPVKTVEEALAYRERILAHVPEGNNFDPRMVLYFTDHTSPDEVRKIKESQYVNAIKLYPAGATTNSDNGVSDIRKVYAVIEQLEEHQVPLLLHGEVTHNHVDIFDREKRFLDEVLSPLLKQFPKLKVVLEHITTSDAAHFVLEQDRNVAATITPQHLLFNRNDMLVGGIRPHFYCLPILKRQTHQTTLLEVATSGNPKFFLGTDSAPHAQNAKENACGCAGCYSAPNAIELYAQAFDQVGKLERLEGFASHFGADFYGLPRNTSTITLVKEDNLVPESFDYLDDQKIIPLHAGKTLQWRKV, encoded by the coding sequence TTGAACTCTATTACCCTGCTCCAGCCAGATGATTGGCATGCACATTTACGTGATGGTTTAGCATTAAAACGTACTGTTCCAGATTTGGCTAAACAATTCGCACGCGCGATCTGTATGCCAAACCTTGTACCTCCTGTAAAAACTGTGGAAGAAGCTTTAGCGTATCGCGAACGTATTCTTGCCCATGTTCCAGAAGGCAATAATTTTGACCCTCGTATGGTGCTTTATTTTACGGACCACACTTCACCAGATGAAGTTCGTAAAATTAAAGAATCACAATATGTAAATGCAATTAAACTTTATCCCGCTGGTGCGACTACAAACTCTGACAATGGTGTGAGTGATATTCGCAAAGTTTATGCAGTTATTGAGCAATTAGAAGAGCATCAAGTGCCGTTATTGCTTCATGGTGAAGTCACTCACAATCATGTAGATATTTTTGATCGTGAAAAACGCTTCCTAGATGAGGTATTATCACCATTACTGAAACAGTTCCCAAAACTTAAAGTAGTGCTTGAGCACATCACGACCAGTGATGCTGCACACTTTGTTTTAGAACAAGATCGTAATGTCGCTGCAACGATCACACCTCAACATTTATTATTTAACCGTAATGATATGTTGGTCGGTGGGATTAGACCGCACTTCTACTGTTTACCAATTTTAAAACGTCAAACACATCAAACGACTTTGCTTGAAGTGGCGACAAGCGGTAATCCTAAGTTTTTCTTAGGTACAGATAGTGCACCTCATGCACAAAATGCAAAAGAGAATGCTTGTGGCTGTGCAGGCTGCTATAGTGCACCTAATGCAATTGAGCTTTATGCACAAGCGTTTGACCAAGTTGGTAAATTAGAACGCCTAGAAGGTTTTGCAAGCCACTTTGGTGCTGACTTCTACGGCTTACCTCGTAATACTTCTACCATTACTTTGGTCAAAGAAGATAACCTCGTTCCAGAATCTTTTGATTATTTAGATGATCAAAAAATCATCCCGCTGCATGCCGGGAAAACGCTGCAATGGAGAAAAGTGTGA
- a CDS encoding diguanylate cyclase translates to MVNRGNVHQLLKSKEEIEYLVTLHTHRYANTALPKQLEKKFWCLNLDRTRQNISKFLASGILTYLIFILLVLPTDYLVIGEPYITLDFVHCLLSAMNIAFALLLFWIFARFKKLSEHFYLAACGIVFLSIITSAMLLLSVANMALKNQSMLLLSFLYMLGFILSGIKPLHMAYVGLSAAILVFVLLIFLNVDCDYIALGRALFGSCILGFSISSMLISRERSLFLNNQLAEINEQILRIEASELLHLSQQDALTQISNRRTFDEMFDFFYYRANQEKRPLAVLFIDIDFFKNYNDFYGHQMGDKVISSIASAIKNSIRHVDFVARYGGEEFVVLLPETPAQGAYSVAANIYKAIERQAIPHAASLVSKYVTISLGFTVYTGGLKLGQDKLIHAADQALYRAKQLGRNQIYYQPLQVAEIA, encoded by the coding sequence GTGGTCAATAGGGGAAATGTACATCAATTACTCAAATCAAAAGAAGAAATTGAATATTTGGTCACGCTACATACCCATCGTTACGCCAATACGGCTTTGCCAAAGCAACTTGAAAAAAAGTTCTGGTGTTTGAATCTTGATCGGACTCGGCAGAATATTTCGAAGTTTTTAGCAAGTGGCATACTCACTTATTTAATTTTTATTTTACTTGTTCTTCCAACCGACTATTTAGTGATAGGTGAGCCTTATATTACTTTGGACTTTGTTCATTGTTTGCTTAGCGCCATGAATATTGCTTTTGCGCTATTACTTTTTTGGATTTTTGCTAGATTCAAAAAGCTTTCTGAGCATTTTTATCTGGCTGCATGTGGCATTGTCTTTTTATCAATTATTACGAGTGCCATGCTCTTACTGAGTGTTGCAAATATGGCACTTAAAAATCAGTCGATGTTGCTTCTTTCATTTTTATATATGCTTGGGTTTATCTTAAGCGGTATTAAGCCGTTGCATATGGCATATGTCGGCTTATCAGCGGCAATCTTGGTTTTTGTTTTACTTATTTTTTTAAACGTAGACTGTGATTATATTGCGCTAGGGCGTGCCTTATTTGGTAGTTGTATTTTAGGTTTTTCAATTAGCAGTATGCTTATTTCAAGGGAAAGAAGTCTTTTTCTAAATAACCAGCTTGCTGAAATTAATGAGCAGATTTTACGGATTGAAGCATCAGAGTTACTGCATTTGAGCCAACAAGATGCGCTTACTCAAATTTCCAATCGTCGTACTTTTGATGAAATGTTTGATTTTTTCTACTATCGAGCCAATCAAGAGAAACGCCCTTTAGCCGTTTTATTTATTGATATCGATTTTTTTAAAAACTATAACGATTTTTATGGGCATCAGATGGGGGATAAAGTCATCTCTAGCATTGCCTCAGCAATTAAAAACTCAATTCGGCATGTTGACTTTGTTGCGCGATACGGTGGTGAAGAGTTTGTCGTGCTATTACCTGAAACACCTGCACAAGGTGCATATTCAGTAGCGGCCAATATTTATAAAGCCATTGAAAGACAGGCCATTCCTCATGCTGCTTCGTTAGTATCGAAGTATGTCACGATCAGTTTAGGGTTTACCGTATATACGGGCGGGTTAAAGTTGGGGCAAGATAAATTAATTCATGCCGCAGATCAGGCTTTGTATCGAGCAAAGCAACTGGGACGTAATCAAATTTATTATCAGCCTTTACAAGTTGCTGAAATTGCCTAA
- the argG gene encoding argininosuccinate synthase — translation MTDNATILQHVPVGKKVGIAFSGGLDTSAALLWMKQKGAEPYAYTANLGQPDEDDYDAIPKKAEQYGAVKARLIDCRLQLALEGIAAIQCGAFHISTGGVPYFNTTPLGRAVTGTMLVTAMKEDDVNIWGDGSTYKGNDIERFYRYGLLTNPNLKIYKPWLDQNFIDELGGRAEMSQFLIDNGFDYKMSKEKAYSTDSNMLGATHEAKDLEYLNAGIKIVDPIMGVAFWKEEVEIKPEEVTVRFEEGVPVALNGQTFNNPVELILEANRIGGRHGLGMSDQIENRIIEAKSRGIYEAPGMALLHIAYERLVTGIHNEDTIEQYRINGLRLGRLLYQGRWFDSQALMLRETAQRWVAKAITGEVTLELRRGNDYTIMNTESPNLTYEAERLTMEKGDSMFTPMDRIGQLTMRNLDITDTRAKLGIYTDAGLLSIGQGSAIPQLDSKKK, via the coding sequence ATGACTGATAATGCAACGATCTTGCAGCATGTACCAGTAGGCAAAAAAGTTGGGATTGCCTTCTCCGGAGGCTTAGACACTTCAGCAGCTTTATTGTGGATGAAACAAAAAGGCGCTGAGCCTTATGCATATACTGCAAACTTAGGCCAGCCAGATGAAGATGACTACGATGCAATTCCAAAGAAAGCAGAACAATACGGCGCTGTAAAAGCTCGCTTAATTGACTGCCGCTTACAATTGGCGCTTGAAGGTATTGCTGCAATTCAGTGTGGTGCATTCCATATCAGTACAGGTGGTGTTCCTTATTTCAATACGACTCCACTCGGTCGTGCAGTAACAGGTACCATGTTAGTTACTGCAATGAAAGAAGATGACGTAAACATCTGGGGTGACGGTTCAACTTATAAAGGTAACGATATTGAACGTTTCTATCGTTATGGTTTGTTAACCAACCCAAATCTTAAAATTTATAAGCCTTGGTTAGATCAAAACTTCATCGATGAACTCGGTGGCCGTGCAGAAATGTCACAGTTCCTCATCGACAACGGTTTTGACTATAAAATGTCAAAAGAAAAAGCGTACTCAACTGACTCAAACATGTTGGGCGCGACTCACGAAGCAAAAGATCTTGAATACCTAAATGCTGGTATCAAAATCGTTGACCCAATCATGGGCGTTGCTTTCTGGAAAGAAGAAGTTGAAATCAAACCAGAAGAAGTCACTGTACGTTTTGAAGAAGGTGTACCTGTTGCATTAAACGGTCAAACTTTTAACAATCCGGTTGAACTTATTCTTGAAGCAAACCGTATTGGTGGTCGTCATGGTTTAGGTATGTCTGACCAAATCGAAAACCGTATTATCGAAGCAAAATCTCGCGGTATCTATGAAGCACCGGGTATGGCCCTTCTTCATATTGCTTACGAGCGTTTAGTTACTGGTATTCACAACGAAGATACGATCGAACAGTACCGCATTAACGGTTTACGTTTAGGTCGTTTACTTTACCAAGGTCGTTGGTTCGACTCTCAAGCACTTATGTTGCGTGAAACTGCACAGCGTTGGGTTGCTAAAGCGATTACTGGTGAAGTAACGCTTGAACTTCGTCGTGGTAATGACTACACCATCATGAACACCGAATCTCCAAACTTAACGTACGAAGCTGAACGTTTAACGATGGAAAAAGGCGATTCAATGTTTACGCCGATGGACCGTATTGGTCAGTTGACTATGCGTAACCTCGACATTACCGATACACGTGCAAAACTTGGTATCTATACAGATGCTGGTTTACTTTCAATCGGTCAAGGTTCTGCTATCCCTCAATTAGACAGTAAGAAAAAATAA